One genomic window of Pseudomonas chlororaphis subsp. piscium includes the following:
- a CDS encoding D-hexose-6-phosphate mutarotase: protein MHEHPLQRFFKSLRERPTFAWERYQMRDVLVIDHPLCQAVFSRQGAQLLHFQPTGQKPWLWCAAKWPQVGAIRGGVPVCWPWYGRHPSENAWPSHGWARLIDWKLLDSRSDDEGVYLHWQLQLCDWQVDLHAHLGESMDLRLSTEHQDSLPCQLSQALHAYWRIGDVGEVALSGLDGAEGYDQLSRQACRQTGELRVDGGCQRVFQHEGELQLKDHAWQRELRIDTGNAADTVVWHPGSRPLLGVSWSEVSGFVCVEAAAGGTDSLCLAPGERAHLSLQARAGT, encoded by the coding sequence ATGCATGAGCATCCGCTACAACGCTTTTTCAAATCCTTGCGCGAGCGTCCGACTTTCGCCTGGGAGCGCTATCAGATGCGCGACGTGCTGGTGATCGACCATCCGCTGTGCCAGGCGGTGTTCAGTCGCCAGGGCGCGCAGCTCCTGCATTTCCAGCCGACCGGGCAGAAGCCCTGGCTGTGGTGTGCGGCGAAGTGGCCGCAGGTCGGGGCGATCCGTGGCGGGGTGCCGGTGTGCTGGCCCTGGTACGGCCGTCACCCGAGCGAAAACGCCTGGCCGTCCCATGGCTGGGCCCGGCTGATCGACTGGAAGCTGCTCGACAGCCGCAGCGATGACGAGGGCGTGTACCTGCACTGGCAGTTGCAGCTGTGCGACTGGCAGGTCGACCTGCACGCGCACCTGGGCGAAAGCATGGACCTGCGCCTGAGCACCGAGCACCAGGACAGCCTGCCGTGCCAGCTGAGCCAGGCTTTGCACGCTTACTGGCGTATTGGCGACGTCGGTGAGGTAGCGCTGTCTGGGCTCGATGGCGCCGAGGGTTACGACCAGTTGAGCCGCCAGGCGTGCCGGCAAACTGGCGAGCTGCGGGTCGATGGCGGCTGCCAGCGGGTGTTCCAGCACGAGGGCGAATTGCAGCTCAAGGACCACGCCTGGCAGCGCGAATTGCGCATCGACACCGGCAATGCCGCCGACACCGTGGTCTGGCATCCGGGCAGCCGGCCGCTGCTGGGGGTGAGCTGGAGCGAGGTGTCCGGGTTCGTCTGCGTCGAAGCGGCGGCGGGGGGCACCGACAGCCTGTGCCTGGCGCCGGGGGAGCGGGCGCACCTGAGTCTGCAGGCGCGGGCGGGGACGTAG
- a CDS encoding carbohydrate porin, whose product MKKKSTNARLICQLSAIAAMTLAGSAHADEAFSADSKWMTGDWGGERTKLLEKGIDIKADYVGEMGANLHGGYNDDKTGRYSDQFGLGVALDLEKLWGWDNTQAKIQLTNRNGQNISNDRIGDPRAGTLSSSQEVYGRGHMVRLTQLWIQHQFLDGKLDVKAGYFGEGEDFNTFPCEFQNLAFCGSQVGNWATNIWYNWPVSQAALRVKYHITPELYAQIGAYNQNPSQLEHGNGFKLSGSGTKGTVLPVELVWSPKVNNLPGEYRVGYYKSTADASDVREDVNGQDAAVTGDSYRVHSSKHGYWFVGQQQLTTHNGDATRGLNIAANATFHDKDTNFIDNYQSLMLVYKGPFDARPKDDVGIGFARIHVNDDVKKNAQLLNDTNGVSNYDDPLFSPLRETEYNYEINYGFHVTNWLTVRPNLQYITHPGGVDEVDNALVAGLKIQSVF is encoded by the coding sequence ATGAAAAAGAAGAGCACCAATGCACGCTTGATCTGCCAGTTGTCAGCGATTGCGGCAATGACCCTGGCCGGTAGCGCGCACGCTGACGAAGCGTTCAGCGCCGACTCGAAATGGATGACCGGTGACTGGGGTGGCGAGCGGACCAAACTGCTCGAGAAGGGGATCGACATCAAGGCCGATTACGTTGGCGAAATGGGCGCCAACCTGCACGGCGGCTACAACGACGACAAGACCGGGCGCTACAGCGACCAGTTCGGCCTGGGCGTGGCGCTGGACCTGGAAAAGCTCTGGGGCTGGGATAACACCCAGGCGAAGATCCAGCTGACCAACCGTAACGGCCAGAACATCTCCAACGACCGTATCGGCGACCCGCGTGCCGGCACCCTGAGTTCCTCCCAGGAAGTCTACGGCCGTGGCCATATGGTGCGTCTGACCCAATTGTGGATCCAGCACCAGTTCCTCGACGGCAAGCTCGACGTCAAGGCCGGTTACTTCGGCGAAGGCGAAGACTTCAACACCTTCCCCTGCGAGTTCCAGAACCTGGCGTTCTGCGGCTCCCAGGTGGGCAACTGGGCGACCAACATCTGGTACAACTGGCCGGTCAGCCAGGCGGCACTGCGAGTGAAGTACCACATCACCCCTGAGCTGTACGCGCAGATCGGCGCGTACAACCAGAACCCGTCGCAACTGGAGCACGGCAACGGCTTCAAGCTCAGCGGCAGCGGTACCAAGGGCACCGTGCTGCCGGTCGAGCTGGTCTGGTCGCCGAAGGTCAACAACCTGCCGGGCGAGTACCGCGTCGGTTACTACAAGAGCACGGCCGATGCCAGCGACGTGCGCGAGGACGTCAATGGCCAGGACGCCGCCGTCACCGGTGACAGCTATCGCGTGCACAGCAGCAAGCACGGCTACTGGTTCGTCGGGCAGCAGCAACTCACCACCCACAACGGCGATGCGACCCGCGGCCTGAACATCGCGGCCAACGCCACCTTCCACGACAAGGACACCAACTTCATCGACAACTACCAGTCGCTGATGCTGGTGTACAAGGGCCCGTTCGACGCGCGTCCGAAGGATGACGTCGGCATCGGTTTCGCCCGTATCCATGTCAACGACGACGTGAAGAAAAACGCCCAGTTGCTCAATGACACCAACGGCGTCAGCAACTACGACGATCCGCTGTTCTCGCCGCTGCGCGAGACTGAGTACAACTACGAAATCAACTACGGCTTCCATGTCACCAACTGGCTGACCGTGCGTCCCAACCTGCAGTACATCACCCATCCAGGCGGTGTGGATGAAGTCGACAACGCCCTGGTGGCCGGCCTGAAAATTCAGTCGGTGTTCTAA
- a CDS encoding ABC transporter ATP-binding protein yields the protein MATLELRNVNKTYGTGLPDTLKNIELKIDDGEFLILVGPSGCGKSTLMNCIAGLENISGGAILVDDADISGMSPKDRDIAMVFQSYALYPTMSVRDNIAFGLKIRKMPAAEIDEEVARVAKLLQIEHLLNRKPGQLSGGQQQRVAMGRALARRPKIYLFDEPLSNLDAKLRVEMRTEMKLMHQRLKTTTVYVTHDQIEAMTLGDKVAVMKDGIIQQFGTPKQIYNDPANLFVASFIGSPPMNFIPLRLQRKDGRLLALLDSGQARCELPLGMQDAGLEDREVILGIRPEQIGLANGEGNGLPTLRAEVQVTEPTGPDTLVFVNLNGTKVCCRLAPDVAPQVGETLTLQFDPAKVLLFDAKSGERLGVAAPAQSEAHASNVAQFKGR from the coding sequence ATGGCAACTCTCGAATTACGCAACGTCAACAAGACCTACGGTACTGGCCTGCCGGATACCCTGAAGAACATCGAACTGAAGATCGATGACGGTGAGTTCCTGATTCTCGTGGGGCCCTCGGGCTGCGGTAAATCCACCCTGATGAACTGCATCGCCGGCCTGGAAAACATCAGCGGCGGGGCGATCCTGGTGGACGACGCCGACATCAGCGGCATGAGCCCGAAAGACCGCGACATCGCCATGGTGTTCCAGTCCTACGCGCTGTACCCGACCATGAGCGTGCGCGACAACATCGCCTTCGGCCTGAAGATCCGCAAGATGCCGGCCGCCGAGATCGACGAGGAAGTGGCGCGGGTGGCCAAGCTGCTGCAGATCGAACACCTGCTCAACCGCAAGCCCGGCCAGCTGTCCGGCGGCCAGCAACAGCGCGTGGCCATGGGCCGGGCCCTGGCGCGGCGGCCGAAGATCTACCTGTTCGACGAACCGCTGTCCAACCTCGACGCCAAGCTGCGGGTCGAGATGCGCACCGAAATGAAACTGATGCACCAGCGCCTGAAAACCACCACGGTCTACGTCACCCACGACCAGATCGAAGCCATGACCCTGGGCGACAAGGTGGCGGTGATGAAGGACGGCATCATCCAGCAGTTCGGTACCCCGAAACAGATCTACAACGACCCGGCCAACCTGTTCGTGGCCAGCTTCATCGGCTCGCCGCCGATGAACTTCATCCCCCTGCGCCTGCAGCGCAAGGACGGCCGCCTGCTGGCCCTGCTGGACAGCGGCCAGGCCCGTTGCGAGCTGCCCCTGGGCATGCAGGACGCCGGCCTGGAAGACCGGGAAGTGATCCTCGGCATCCGCCCGGAGCAGATCGGCCTGGCGAACGGCGAGGGCAACGGCCTGCCGACCCTGCGCGCCGAGGTCCAGGTCACCGAGCCGACCGGTCCCGACACCCTGGTGTTCGTCAACCTCAACGGCACCAAGGTCTGCTGCCGCCTGGCGCCGGATGTGGCGCCGCAGGTCGGCGAAACCCTGACCCTGCAATTCGATCCGGCCAAGGTTTTGCTGTTCGATGCCAAGAGTGGCGAGCGCCTGGGTGTTGCGGCCCCTGCGCAGAGCGAAGCCCATGCCAGCAACGTGGCGCAGTTCAAGGGGCGTTGA
- a CDS encoding carbohydrate ABC transporter permease: MTNQLGKPALNFSRIAIYATLLLAAAVYLVPLVVMLLTSFKTPEDIRTGNLLSWPAVIDGIGWIKAWDAVGGYFWNSVKITVPAVVVSTFIGAINGYVLSMWRFRGSQLFFGLLLFGCFLPFQTVLLPASFTLGKFGLANTTSGLVLVHVVYGLAFTTLFFRNYYVSIPDALVKAARLDGAGFFTIFGKILLPMSVPIIMVCLIWQFTQIWNDFLFGVVFASGDAQPITVALNNLVNTSTGTKEYNVDMAAAMIAGLPTLLVYIFAGKYFLRGLTSGAVKG; this comes from the coding sequence ATGACTAACCAGCTCGGAAAACCTGCGCTGAACTTCAGCCGCATCGCCATCTACGCCACCCTGCTGCTGGCAGCGGCGGTGTACCTGGTGCCGCTGGTGGTGATGCTGCTGACCAGCTTCAAGACCCCGGAAGACATCCGCACCGGCAACCTGCTGAGCTGGCCGGCCGTGATCGACGGCATCGGCTGGATCAAGGCCTGGGACGCGGTGGGTGGCTACTTCTGGAACTCGGTGAAGATCACCGTGCCGGCGGTGGTCGTCTCGACCTTCATCGGCGCCATCAACGGCTACGTGTTGTCGATGTGGCGCTTCCGCGGTTCGCAGCTGTTCTTCGGCCTGCTGCTGTTCGGTTGCTTCCTGCCGTTCCAGACCGTGCTGCTGCCGGCGTCCTTCACCCTCGGCAAGTTCGGCCTGGCCAACACCACCAGCGGCCTGGTGCTGGTGCACGTGGTCTACGGGCTGGCGTTCACCACGCTGTTCTTCCGCAACTACTACGTGAGCATCCCGGACGCCCTGGTCAAGGCCGCGCGCCTGGACGGCGCAGGCTTCTTCACCATCTTCGGCAAGATCCTGCTGCCGATGTCGGTGCCGATCATCATGGTCTGCCTGATCTGGCAGTTCACCCAGATCTGGAACGATTTCCTGTTCGGCGTGGTGTTCGCCAGCGGCGATGCGCAACCGATCACCGTGGCCTTGAACAACCTGGTCAACACCAGCACCGGGACCAAGGAATACAACGTTGATATGGCGGCGGCGATGATCGCCGGGCTGCCGACACTGCTGGTCTACATATTCGCTGGCAAGTATTTCCTGCGTGGGCTGACGTCCGGCGCGGTCAAGGGGTAA
- a CDS encoding carbohydrate ABC transporter permease, protein MSSVAVFSKASPFDALQRWLPKLVLAPSMLIVLVGFYGYIIWTFILSFTNSSFMPSYKWVGLQQYMRLMDNDRWWVASKNLALFGGMFIGISLVLGVFLAVLLDQRIRKEGFIRTVYLYPMALSMIVTGTAWKWLLNPGLGLDKMLRDWGWEGFRLDWLVDQDRVVYCLVIAAVWQASGFVMAMFLAGLRGVDQSIIRAAQVDGASLPTIYLKIVLPSLRPVFFSAFMILAHIAIKSFDLVAAMTAGGPGYSSDLPAMFMYSFTFSRGQMGIGSASAMLMLGAVLTILVPYLYSELRGKRHD, encoded by the coding sequence ATGAGCTCTGTGGCGGTTTTCAGCAAAGCCTCACCGTTCGACGCGCTGCAGCGCTGGCTCCCCAAGTTGGTCCTGGCGCCAAGCATGCTGATCGTCCTGGTCGGTTTTTACGGTTACATCATCTGGACGTTCATTCTGTCCTTCACCAATTCCAGCTTCATGCCGAGCTACAAGTGGGTCGGCCTGCAGCAATACATGCGCCTGATGGACAACGACCGCTGGTGGGTGGCGAGCAAGAACCTGGCGCTGTTCGGCGGCATGTTCATCGGCATCAGCCTGGTGCTGGGCGTGTTCCTGGCGGTGCTACTGGACCAGCGCATCCGCAAGGAAGGCTTTATCCGCACCGTCTACCTGTACCCGATGGCGCTGTCGATGATCGTCACCGGTACCGCCTGGAAGTGGCTGCTCAACCCTGGCCTGGGTCTGGACAAGATGCTGCGTGACTGGGGCTGGGAAGGCTTTCGCCTGGACTGGCTGGTGGATCAGGATCGCGTGGTGTACTGCCTGGTGATCGCCGCCGTGTGGCAGGCCTCCGGCTTTGTCATGGCGATGTTCCTCGCTGGCTTGCGCGGCGTCGACCAGTCGATCATCCGCGCCGCCCAGGTCGATGGCGCGAGCCTGCCGACCATCTACCTGAAGATCGTCCTGCCGAGCCTGCGCCCGGTGTTCTTCAGCGCCTTCATGATCCTCGCGCACATCGCGATCAAGAGCTTCGACCTGGTGGCGGCGATGACCGCCGGTGGCCCTGGCTACTCGTCCGACCTGCCAGCGATGTTCATGTATTCCTTCACCTTCAGCCGTGGCCAGATGGGCATAGGTTCGGCCAGCGCCATGCTGATGCTGGGCGCCGTGTTGACCATCCTGGTGCCGTACCTGTACTCCGAACTGCGAGGCAAACGCCATGACTAA
- a CDS encoding ABC transporter substrate-binding protein: protein MNAISRLAAVISVASLFPLSAFPLVSVAADAKGSVEVVHWWTSGGEKAAVDVLKAQVEKDGFTWKDGAVAGGGGATAMTVLKSRAVSGNPPGVAQIKGPDIQEWGSTGLLSTDALKDVAKSENWDGLLSKKVSDTVKYEGDYVAVPVNIHRVNWLWINPEVFKKAGIDKAPTTLEEFYAAGDKLKAAGFIALAHGGQPWQDSTVFEDVVLSVMGADGYKKALVDLDQKTLAGPEMTKAFTELKKVTSYMDQNRAGRDWNIAAADVINGKAGMQMMGDWAKSEWTAAKKVAGKDYQCVAFPGTDKAFTYNIDSLAVFKLKADRKGDIAAQQDLAKVALGKDFQKVFSINKGSIPVRTDMLNDMAAQGFDSCAQAAAKDFLADDKTGGLQPSMAHNMATSLAVQGAIFDVVTNFMNDKDADPAKASAQLASAVKAAQ, encoded by the coding sequence ATGAATGCGATTTCTCGTCTAGCTGCTGTCATTTCCGTTGCCTCGTTGTTTCCCCTCAGTGCATTCCCTCTCGTTTCCGTTGCCGCCGACGCCAAAGGCTCCGTGGAAGTCGTCCACTGGTGGACTTCCGGCGGTGAAAAGGCTGCGGTCGATGTGCTCAAGGCCCAGGTCGAAAAAGATGGGTTCACCTGGAAAGACGGCGCAGTCGCCGGCGGTGGCGGTGCCACGGCCATGACCGTGCTGAAAAGCCGCGCCGTTTCCGGCAACCCGCCGGGCGTTGCCCAGATCAAGGGCCCGGACATCCAGGAGTGGGGCAGCACCGGCCTGCTCAGCACCGACGCCCTGAAAGACGTGGCCAAGTCGGAAAACTGGGATGGCCTGCTCTCCAAGAAAGTCTCCGACACCGTGAAGTACGAAGGTGACTATGTCGCCGTGCCGGTGAACATCCACCGCGTCAACTGGCTGTGGATCAACCCGGAAGTCTTCAAGAAGGCCGGGATCGACAAGGCCCCGACCACCCTCGAAGAATTCTATGCCGCCGGCGACAAGCTCAAGGCCGCCGGTTTCATCGCCCTGGCCCACGGCGGCCAGCCATGGCAGGACAGCACCGTGTTCGAAGACGTGGTGCTCTCGGTCATGGGCGCCGATGGCTACAAGAAAGCCCTGGTCGACCTGGACCAGAAAACCCTCGCCGGCCCAGAGATGACCAAGGCCTTCACCGAGCTGAAGAAAGTCACCAGCTACATGGATCAGAACCGCGCCGGGCGTGACTGGAACATCGCCGCCGCCGACGTCATCAACGGCAAGGCCGGCATGCAGATGATGGGCGACTGGGCCAAGAGCGAGTGGACCGCGGCGAAGAAAGTCGCCGGCAAGGACTACCAGTGCGTGGCCTTCCCGGGCACCGACAAAGCCTTCACCTACAACATCGACTCCCTGGCGGTGTTCAAGCTCAAGGCCGATCGCAAGGGCGATATCGCCGCCCAGCAGGACCTGGCCAAGGTTGCCCTGGGCAAGGACTTCCAGAAGGTCTTCAGCATCAACAAGGGTTCGATCCCGGTGCGCACCGACATGCTCAACGACATGGCCGCGCAAGGCTTCGACTCCTGCGCCCAGGCGGCGGCCAAGGACTTCCTGGCTGACGACAAGACCGGCGGTCTGCAACCGAGCATGGCGCACAACATGGCCACCTCCCTGGCCGTGCAGGGCGCGATCTTCGATGTGGTGACCAACTTCATGAACGACAAGGACGCGGACCCGGCCAAGGCCAGTGCGCAGCTGGCATCGGCCGTCAAGGCCGCCCAGTAA
- a CDS encoding AGE family epimerase/isomerase, giving the protein MNPIPLTFSSWLNAPAHHHWLAAEGQRLLGFARAARLPEGFGDLDECGRLPSGARAGTMNTARMTHSFAMAHIQGIPGYAALVDHGIAALNGALRDGEYGGWFAAPGHADGNSGKAAYLHAFVALAASSAVVAARPGAEALLAEAIRVIETHFWSEEEGAMRESFNRDWSCEEAYRGANSNMHATEAFLALADVTQDPRWLNRALHIVERVIHQHAAAGDYRVIEHFDRQWQPLPDYNQEHPADGFRPYGTTPGHAFEWARLLLHLEAARCQAGMLSPGWLLLDAQKLFETACADAWDVDGAPGIVYTLDWQQRPVVRQRLHWTHAEAAAAASALLQRTGDVQYETWYRRFWEFTAEHFIDPLHGSWHHELDSSNRPSAEIWAGKPDLYHAWQAVLIPRLPLAPSMASALAEVSRLQVV; this is encoded by the coding sequence ATGAACCCTATTCCCCTGACGTTCAGCAGCTGGCTGAACGCTCCTGCCCATCATCACTGGCTGGCCGCCGAAGGCCAGCGCCTGCTGGGGTTCGCCCGCGCGGCCCGGCTGCCCGAAGGCTTCGGCGACCTGGACGAGTGCGGGCGCCTGCCGAGCGGTGCCCGGGCCGGCACCATGAACACCGCACGGATGACCCACAGTTTCGCCATGGCCCATATCCAGGGCATTCCCGGTTACGCCGCGCTGGTGGACCACGGCATTGCCGCCCTCAACGGCGCGTTGCGCGACGGCGAATACGGCGGCTGGTTCGCCGCCCCCGGGCATGCCGACGGTAACAGCGGCAAGGCCGCCTACCTGCATGCCTTCGTCGCCCTGGCGGCGAGTTCCGCGGTGGTGGCCGCGCGCCCCGGCGCCGAAGCCTTGCTGGCGGAGGCGATCCGGGTCATCGAAACGCACTTCTGGAGCGAGGAGGAGGGCGCGATGCGCGAGTCCTTCAACCGCGACTGGAGCTGCGAGGAGGCCTATCGCGGCGCCAACAGCAACATGCACGCCACCGAGGCGTTCCTCGCCCTGGCCGATGTCACCCAGGACCCGCGCTGGCTCAACCGCGCCCTGCATATTGTCGAACGGGTCATCCACCAACATGCCGCCGCCGGCGATTACCGGGTCATCGAGCATTTCGACCGGCAGTGGCAGCCATTGCCGGATTACAACCAGGAGCATCCGGCCGACGGTTTCCGCCCCTATGGCACCACCCCCGGGCACGCTTTCGAGTGGGCCCGCCTGCTGCTGCACCTCGAAGCCGCGCGCTGCCAGGCCGGCATGCTCAGCCCCGGCTGGCTGCTGCTGGATGCCCAGAAGCTGTTCGAAACCGCCTGCGCTGATGCCTGGGACGTCGATGGCGCGCCGGGCATCGTCTACACCCTGGACTGGCAGCAGCGCCCCGTGGTGCGCCAGCGCCTGCACTGGACCCACGCCGAGGCCGCGGCGGCGGCCAGCGCCTTGCTGCAGCGCACCGGCGACGTGCAGTACGAAACCTGGTATCGGCGCTTCTGGGAGTTCACCGCCGAGCACTTCATCGATCCGCTGCACGGCAGCTGGCACCACGAGCTGGACAGCAGCAACAGGCCCAGCGCCGAGATCTGGGCCGGCAAGCCGGACCTGTATCACGCCTGGCAGGCGGTGCTGATTCCGCGCCTGCCCCTGGCGCCGAGCATGGCCTCGGCGCTCGCCGAAGTGTCTAGACTGCAGGTTGTGTAA
- a CDS encoding ATP-binding protein gives MPRSLLGRMLLLTLLVVLFAQALSSVIWVSQLRATQLEGLVTSARSLAHSMTASVSYFRSLPVAYRPLVLDQLRSMGGTRFVVTLNDKPLGMEVLPITPRKQAVLKAVEEVLRQSLGNDAYISVTFVSPEDLRIFNGGLKLDELPRSWAHYALTLEPVNPPVLVTQIQMAPGEWLYIASLLPEPYTSLEEQGLPAQQVWFIVLTSGFLLLFIGLLVHWQSRPLKRLARAARDMSLGADVQPVAEGGGSEVVEVGRAFNAMRERISRYLTERSQLFSAISHDLRTPITRLRLRVELLEDEQLQAKFGRDLDELELLVKGALQCVKDTDIHENIEPVDLNQVLDCLVEPYLAPNGNGRVTQQGRALAPYPGKPLALKRCMGNLIDNALKYGQNAHLHIDDDANAFILHVDDEGPGVPEQRLEQVFEPHFRLSGQQQGYGLGLGIARNIAHSHGGEVSLQNLREGGLRVTLYLPRFMD, from the coding sequence GTGCCGCGTTCGCTGCTGGGCCGGATGCTGCTGCTGACGCTGCTGGTGGTGCTGTTCGCCCAGGCCTTGTCCAGCGTGATCTGGGTTTCCCAGCTGCGCGCCACCCAGCTCGAAGGCCTGGTCACCAGCGCCCGCAGCCTGGCCCATTCGATGACCGCCAGCGTCAGCTACTTTCGTTCGTTGCCGGTGGCGTACCGGCCGCTGGTGCTCGATCAGTTGCGCAGCATGGGCGGCACCCGTTTTGTCGTGACCCTCAACGACAAGCCGCTGGGCATGGAAGTGCTGCCGATCACGCCGCGCAAGCAGGCGGTGCTCAAGGCGGTGGAGGAAGTGCTGCGCCAGTCCCTGGGCAACGACGCCTATATCTCGGTGACCTTCGTCAGCCCCGAGGACCTGCGGATTTTCAATGGCGGCCTGAAGCTCGATGAGTTGCCGCGTTCCTGGGCCCACTACGCCCTGACCTTGGAACCGGTGAACCCGCCGGTGCTGGTCACCCAAATCCAGATGGCGCCGGGGGAGTGGCTGTACATCGCCTCGCTGTTGCCCGAGCCCTACACCAGCCTCGAAGAGCAGGGGCTGCCGGCGCAGCAGGTGTGGTTCATCGTGCTTACCAGCGGTTTCCTGCTGCTGTTCATCGGCCTGCTGGTGCATTGGCAGAGCCGGCCGCTCAAGCGCCTGGCGCGGGCCGCGCGGGACATGTCCCTGGGCGCCGATGTGCAGCCGGTGGCCGAAGGCGGCGGCAGCGAAGTAGTGGAGGTCGGCCGGGCTTTCAATGCCATGCGCGAGCGCATCAGCCGTTACCTGACCGAGCGCAGCCAGCTGTTCAGTGCGATTTCCCACGACCTGCGCACGCCCATCACCCGCCTGCGGCTGCGGGTCGAACTGCTGGAAGACGAGCAGCTGCAAGCCAAGTTCGGCCGCGACCTGGATGAGCTGGAGCTGCTGGTCAAGGGCGCGCTGCAATGTGTCAAGGACACCGATATCCACGAGAATATCGAGCCGGTGGACCTCAATCAGGTGCTCGACTGCCTGGTGGAACCTTACCTCGCGCCCAACGGCAACGGCCGCGTGACCCAGCAGGGGCGGGCGTTGGCGCCTTATCCGGGCAAGCCCCTGGCGCTCAAGCGCTGCATGGGCAACCTGATCGACAACGCGCTGAAGTATGGGCAGAACGCCCATCTGCACATCGATGACGATGCCAACGCGTTCATCCTGCATGTCGACGACGAAGGCCCGGGCGTGCCGGAGCAGCGTCTGGAGCAGGTGTTCGAGCCGCACTTCCGCCTGTCCGGCCAGCAGCAGGGCTATGGCCTGGGCCTGGGTATCGCGCGCAACATTGCCCACAGCCATGGCGGCGAGGTCAGCCTGCAGAACCTGCGCGAAGGCGGTTTGCGCGTGACCCTGTACCTGCCGCGTTTCATGGATTGA
- a CDS encoding response regulator — MSSVSKSILLVDDDQEIRELLETYLSRAGFQVRSTPNGAGFRQALNEAPSDLVILDVMLPDEDGFSLCRWIRQHPRVGQVPIIMLTASSDEADRVIGLELGADDYLGKPFSPRELQARIKALLRRAQFGQERVGGEVLCFDEWRLDMVSHRLFHNDGEEVILSGADFALLKLFLDHPQEILDRDTIGNATRGRELMPLDRIVDMAVSRLRQRLRDTEKPPRLIRTVRGSGYQLAANVVAGNAH; from the coding sequence GTGAGTTCAGTCAGTAAGTCGATCTTGTTGGTTGATGACGATCAGGAAATCCGCGAGCTGCTGGAGACCTATCTCAGTCGCGCCGGCTTCCAGGTCCGCAGCACGCCCAACGGCGCCGGCTTTCGCCAGGCGCTGAACGAGGCGCCGAGCGACCTGGTGATTCTCGACGTGATGCTGCCGGACGAAGACGGCTTCAGTCTGTGCCGCTGGATCCGCCAGCACCCGCGGGTCGGCCAGGTGCCGATCATCATGCTCACCGCCAGCTCCGACGAAGCCGACCGGGTCATCGGCCTGGAGCTGGGTGCCGACGACTATTTGGGCAAGCCCTTCAGCCCCCGGGAATTGCAGGCGCGGATCAAGGCCCTGTTGCGCCGCGCGCAGTTCGGTCAGGAGCGGGTCGGCGGCGAGGTGCTGTGCTTCGACGAGTGGCGCCTGGACATGGTCAGCCACCGGCTGTTCCACAACGACGGCGAGGAAGTGATCCTCTCCGGCGCCGATTTTGCCCTGCTCAAGCTGTTCCTCGATCACCCTCAGGAAATCCTCGACCGCGACACCATCGGCAATGCCACCCGCGGGCGCGAACTGATGCCCCTGGACCGCATCGTCGACATGGCGGTCAGCCGCCTGCGCCAACGCCTGCGCGACACCGAGAAGCCGCCGCGGCTGATCCGCACCGTGCGCGGCAGCGGTTACCAATTGGCAGCCAATGTGGTTGCCGGCAATGCTCACTGA
- a CDS encoding glucokinase, producing the protein MKLALVGDIGGTNARFALWKDQRLESIQVLATADHASPEEAIGIYLSGLGLAPGSIGAVCLSVAGPVGGDEFRFTNNHWRLSRKAFCQTLQVDELLLVNDFSAMALGMTRLQPGEFRVVCEGTAEPLRPAVVIGPGTGLGVGTLLDLGEGRWAALPGEGGHVDLPLSSPRETQLWQHIYSEIGHVSAETALSGGGLPRVYRAICAVDGHEPVLDTPEAITAAGLAGDPIALEVLEQFCCWLGRVAGNNVLTTGGRGGVYIVGGVIPRFADFFVESGFARCFADKGCMSDYFKGIPVWLVTAPYSGLTGAGVALEQAFA; encoded by the coding sequence GTGAAGTTAGCGCTGGTCGGTGACATTGGTGGAACCAATGCGCGTTTTGCGTTGTGGAAAGACCAGCGCCTGGAGTCGATCCAGGTGCTGGCGACGGCGGACCACGCCAGCCCGGAAGAAGCCATCGGCATTTACCTGAGCGGCCTCGGCCTGGCGCCGGGCTCGATCGGCGCGGTGTGCCTGTCGGTGGCCGGCCCGGTCGGCGGCGACGAATTTCGTTTTACCAACAACCACTGGCGCCTGAGTCGCAAGGCTTTCTGCCAGACCTTGCAGGTGGATGAGCTGCTGCTGGTCAATGACTTCTCGGCCATGGCCCTGGGCATGACCCGCCTGCAGCCTGGCGAGTTCCGGGTGGTCTGCGAAGGCACTGCCGAGCCGTTGCGCCCGGCGGTGGTGATCGGGCCGGGCACCGGCCTGGGCGTGGGCACGCTGCTGGACCTGGGCGAAGGCCGCTGGGCCGCCTTGCCGGGCGAGGGCGGGCATGTCGACCTGCCGTTGAGCAGCCCGCGGGAAACCCAGTTGTGGCAGCACATCTACAGCGAGATCGGCCACGTCAGCGCCGAGACCGCGCTCAGCGGCGGCGGTTTGCCCCGGGTGTACCGGGCAATCTGCGCGGTGGACGGGCATGAGCCGGTGCTCGATACCCCGGAAGCCATCACCGCCGCGGGCCTGGCCGGCGACCCCATCGCCCTGGAAGTGCTCGAGCAGTTCTGCTGCTGGCTGGGCCGGGTGGCGGGCAACAACGTGCTGACCACGGGTGGGCGCGGTGGCGTGTACATCGTCGGCGGGGTGATCCCGCGGTTCGCCGACTTTTTCGTCGAGAGCGGTTTCGCCCGTTGTTTTGCCGACAAGGGCTGCATGAGCGATTACTTCAAGGGCATTCCGGTGTGGCTGGTGACGGCGCCGTACTCGGGCCTGACCGGTGCCGGGGTGGCGTTGGAACAGGCGTTTGCCTGA